A stretch of DNA from Thermogemmatispora onikobensis:
GCAGGGTTTTGCTATTTTCCTGTGTAACTATGCAGAAGTCAGTGCTCATGCCCCCCTGGCCCAGCTCCTTCACTACCTGCTCAAGAGACTGCCACCATCGGCCACGCTCGTGTTAGAGAGCCGTGTCACCCTGGGCCCCTCGTTTGCACCGCTCTTTGCCCAGCAGCAAATCTGCACTATGAACAAAGCACTGTTGCGCTTCACTGCCCGGGAGATTGTCGAGCTGGCCCGTTTGCAGGGCCTAAGCGGACTGTCTGAAGAGGAAGCTGAACGGCTCGCGCACGACTTTGATGGCTGGATTACTGGCATACTGTTGGCAACCCGTTTGGGAGAGCAGGCTGTCCCTGATCCTGACGAGTTCGGAATACCTGAGCGGACGAAGCCATGGCACCAGCACGGGGCCCTCGCTGAACAGAGGCGTGCTCATCTCTTTTCGTATCTGCTAGACGAGGTTTTCTCTCATAAGCCAGAAATAAGAAATTTTATACGCCTGGCCTGTATATTGCAAGGAATGTACCCAGATCTATGTGATGCTCTGCTGGAGACGGACAAAGCCAGAGAATGGCTAGCCTATATGGAGCAGCAAGGATTATTCGTCACCTCGCATCTAGACCGCGGCCAGTTCCTCTATACCTGTCTTCCAGTGATCCGTGAACTTTTCCGTGAACAGCTGAGACTAAATGATCCAGAACGCTTCTATGCTCTCCACCGGCGTGCTGCCCAGCTGTGGCAGGACAGAGGGAACTACGAGCGGGCTATGTATCACGCCCTGGAAGCGCGGGCCTATGAGCTGGCAGGAGACATTCTGATCACTTATGCCAGGTTGCTGCTCCAGCAAGGGCAGATCGATATCATCATGCGCTGGCTTGACGCCCTTCCTGCTCGTTTGTTGGAGCAGCATCCTCAACTGCTGACGATACGAGTGCATGTCCTGCTAGAGAATGGACAGTGCCAGGAGGCACTCTCTCTTCTTGAGAGGGCTCTAGCTCTTCTATCCGAGATTGAGAGCACAAGCACTCATGCATCGCAAAAGAAAGTAGCTTTCCTGGCTGAAATCCATCTTTTGCATAGCAGTGCATTGTTTCAGCAGGGAGAGTACGCTCAGGCTTTGCAGCTCTGCCAGCAGGTATTGCTGCTCTTGCCTGAGCAAGAAGGCGAGCTACGGGCTGCAGCAGAGATGCGCCTGGGGGTCTGTGCCTGCCTCCAAGGAGATTTTGCTGCCGGCATCACTTATCTCCAGCAGGCGCTGTGTACCTTGAGCCACCAGCCATCGCTCAAACTGGCCGTCGCAGTCCATAGCGCGCTGGCCAATACCTACTATCTCGTCAACAAACTTGATCTGGCTGAGCATCATCTCCTGTGCGCGATCGGCCCTTGTGAGCAAGCCCGCAATATACGTGGCGTGATCAACAATCGTATTCTCCAGGGCCTGATCCTGGCGAGACGAGGAGCACTCGCCGAAGCGGAAGCTGTCCTGCAGCAGGCACTGGCTCTGGCACGCTCTACGCCGGGCTATCGCCGGGGGGAAGCCTATGCCCTTGGGAATCTTGGTTCGCTGGCACTTGTGCAAGGGCACAGTCGGCAGGCGCTCGCTTATTGTCAGGAGGCATTGGAGTTAGCCTGTCACTATGGCAATCGGAGCTTGTGTAACTCCATCTACTCGACCATGGCCCTGGCCTATCTTCTCCTGGGGGATCAAATCAGCGCGCGGCATTTTGTGGAAGCGATCAGGATAGGGGGAAGCAGTGGAGCACAAGGTAGCTACGAGTGGGCCTGGAGCAGGCTGACCGCGGGCCTGGTCTACCTCTATCAGGGCTGCTACGAGCAAGCCTGTACGAGCCTGACGGAAGTCGTCGCCCTTTTGCGAAAGACGGACCTGCGGCAGGAACAGTTGCTGGCTATGTTGCGCCTGGCAGCCTGTCAGCTAGCTTGTCAACGCCTCAGCGAAGCCGTAGAGCTGCTGGTGGAAGTGGGAAAGTTGCTTGAGGAGAGTAGCACTGACAAACGGCTGGTGCTGGGGGAGATGGAGCGGCTGGTGGAGCTGCGCACGCTGGTCGAGCGCGAGCCGGAGCTGGAGCACCTGCGCACACTGCTCGACATAGAAAAGGTCCCTGAACAGGATGCCCCGGCCACACAGAGGGGAGCTGGCATAACGGTCATCGAGGAGCCGAGGGCCAAGTTAAAAATCCTGGCTTTTGGTGAGCCAGTGGTGCTGGTTGAAGGTCGGCCTATCAAGAAATGG
This window harbors:
- a CDS encoding BTAD domain-containing putative transcriptional regulator, with the protein product MLPARILHRQRLVAYLEAATGWTQKKDGSKARYQLVSLCAPAGYGKTTLLADFACSTSLPCCWYFLEQEDGNWAVFLRTLLKSLQNLFPSLCELEPLFTNLLCDAGATSAYIYQPALDALGQALAEVARQGFAIFLCNYAEVSAHAPLAQLLHYLLKRLPPSATLVLESRVTLGPSFAPLFAQQQICTMNKALLRFTAREIVELARLQGLSGLSEEEAERLAHDFDGWITGILLATRLGEQAVPDPDEFGIPERTKPWHQHGALAEQRRAHLFSYLLDEVFSHKPEIRNFIRLACILQGMYPDLCDALLETDKAREWLAYMEQQGLFVTSHLDRGQFLYTCLPVIRELFREQLRLNDPERFYALHRRAAQLWQDRGNYERAMYHALEARAYELAGDILITYARLLLQQGQIDIIMRWLDALPARLLEQHPQLLTIRVHVLLENGQCQEALSLLERALALLSEIESTSTHASQKKVAFLAEIHLLHSSALFQQGEYAQALQLCQQVLLLLPEQEGELRAAAEMRLGVCACLQGDFAAGITYLQQALCTLSHQPSLKLAVAVHSALANTYYLVNKLDLAEHHLLCAIGPCEQARNIRGVINNRILQGLILARRGALAEAEAVLQQALALARSTPGYRRGEAYALGNLGSLALVQGHSRQALAYCQEALELACHYGNRSLCNSIYSTMALAYLLLGDQISARHFVEAIRIGGSSGAQGSYEWAWSRLTAGLVYLYQGCYEQACTSLTEVVALLRKTDLRQEQLLAMLRLAACQLACQRLSEAVELLVEVGKLLEESSTDKRLVLGEMERLVELRTLVEREPELEHLRTLLDIEKVPEQDAPATQRGAGITVIEEPRAKLKILAFGEPVVLVEGRPIKKWRRMSAMELFFFLLDSDRPLSREQVIAALWPEDCEQVDKAFHMSLYYLRKALGKACVVFSVDGYSLNLAACYRGSIWYDVREFQERWAAARQALTRGEEENAQQALLRMVELYRGDYGRPFYSDWCRQRRDELCTAYLEALCQLAQIAWNRQDMEACMYYWRKALAVDNCMEEAHYGIMLCYMAQGKRSAALRQYQLCKKILQQELCVKPGSLLQELYRRLSSTAESAQMRQMAPGKLSGLSGFLQSQAGDNTDKVSIHRTPAQAERKMEREWREEEQYAPERGKGQ